A single Lolium perenne isolate Kyuss_39 chromosome 6, Kyuss_2.0, whole genome shotgun sequence DNA region contains:
- the LOC127310180 gene encoding elicitor-responsive protein 3-like, with protein METTHGVLELLLVSAEGLKHAHHLGPQRHYVTIQCGDQFRTSKITHGKHRKIWWNEKFRFSLSPRECRQLAKVTLRIMERDKFAEDSLVGEIRVYVGEIIREGSEREFLQMKPAPYNIVLEDGTYRGELKLGLKFITNVNLEKSGERWQCTGVPPRQPYAVYRPFLNITLPCIPWRRFFFFCTRSDKWTVKE; from the exons ATGGAGACAACGCACGGAGTGCTGGAGCTTCTGCTGGTCAGCGCCGAGGGCCTGAAGCATGCGCATCACCTAG GACCGCAGAGACACTATGTGACCATTCAGTGCGGCGACCAATTCCGCACCAGTAAAATCACACATG GTAAACATAGGAAGATCTGGTGGAACGAGAAGTTCAGGTTCTCGCTGTCACCCCGCGAGTGCAGGCAGTTGGCAAAGGTCACGCTGCGGATCATGGAAAGGGACAAGTTCGCCGAAGACAGTTTGGTCGGCGAAATAAG AGTGTATGTGGGCGAAATCATCAGGGAGGGAAGCGAGAGGGAGTTCCTGCAGATGAAGCCTGCGCCCTACAACATCGTGCTCGAGGACGGCACATACAGGGGGGAGCTCAAACTTGGGCTCAAGTTCATCACCAAC gtgaacttggagaagtcaggagAGCGTTGGCAATGCACAGGCGTGCCTCCGAGGCAGCCGTACGCCGTGTACAGGCCATTTCTGAACATCACGCTTCCGTGCATCCCGTGGAggaggttcttcttcttctgcactCGCTCGGACAAATGGACAGTGAAAGAATAA
- the LOC127306757 gene encoding uncharacterized protein, which produces MSSNHRPSKPRKSTINYHRLPLDEHQLFNPDAFLSKDRGANHQPQSTLSGSRYTDRRLTTPQLASALTGVWNLVRQPESSATDPRSESYGILHKEDPACFSRDQEGHTLTSCCAESSADLSLQTSLSTPKSIHEELSSVKKMLMLTSFSNMVGVSSAWRYEYLVNKLGNRHLLQCQDICPMQTEKIGTYAASGNMDMNEARDDTYQCQTRNMPADQCTSSNEEANITHACQSFVHDANTKVDVPGEYSNSLACSSQQMEICKEGRTISEQHVPCTCEHIQLQDSTCTLAGVAVVPPNADQYAYGEYMSQQNSVDKCSPELESSFQPRFHGAITANKHAVAGAVAGTVVSISLHPVDTVKTIIQANSSGQNSFYHILRRTLVERGVLGLYGGLASKVACSAPISAIYTLTYEIVKGALLPTLPKEYHSVAHCAAGGCSSIATSFVFTPSECIKQQMQVGSQYQNCWKALVGCLQRGGITSLYAGWGAVLCRNIPHSIVKFYAYESLKQILLNASPANNAKLDSGQTLFCGGFAGSTAALITTPFDVVKTRVQLQALSPVRKYEGVRHALTQIFQQEGLRGLYRGLTPRLVMYVSQGALFFTSYEFLKTIMFPEQELPAMNV; this is translated from the exons atgagctcaaatcATAGAccttcaaaacctcgaaagtcaaCAATCAATTACCATCGTCTTCCGTTAGATGAGCACCAGTTATTTAACCCAGATGCGTTTCTTTCAAAGGATCGTGGTGCCAATCATCAACCGCAAAGTACTCTATCAGGCAGCAGATACACTGATAGAAGGTTAACTACTCCTCAGTTAGCATCGGCGTTGACAGGGGTCTGGAACCTTGTACGCCAGCCAGAATCTTCTGCCACAGATCCAAGATCCGAGAGCTATGGGATCTTGCACAAGGAAGACCCTGCGTGCTTTAGCAGGGACCAAGAAGGGCACACATTGACATCTTGCTGTGCTGAAAGCTCAGCTGACCTCAGCTTACAAACCTCTTTATCAACACCAAAGTCAATTCATGAAGAACTTAGTTCAGTGAAGAAGATGTTGATGCTTACATCATTCAGCAACATGGTTGGTGTTTCTTCTGCATGGAGATATGAGTACCTTGTCAATAAACTAGGGAACAGGCATTTGTTGCAATGCCAAGATATATGCCCCATGCAAACTGAAAAGATAGGAACTTATGCCGCTTCCGGCAATATGGACATGAACGAGGCAAGGGATGATACCTATCAGTGTCAAACAAGAAACATGCCAGCTGATCAATGCACCAGCTCAAATGAGGAGGCCAATATCACACATGCCTGTCAAAGTTTTGTACACGATGCCAACACAAAAGTAGATGTCCCTGGAGAATATTCTAATTCATTAGCTTGCTCATCTCAGCAAATGGAAATTTGCAAAGAGGGAAGGACAATCTCGGAACAACATGTTCCCTGTACATGTGAGCATATTCAGCTTCAAGACTCGACATGCACACTGGCGGGTGTTGCTGTTGTTCCACCAAATGCAGATCAGTATGCTTACGGGGAATATATGTCTCAGCAGAATTCTGTAGACAAGTGTTCACCAGAGCTTGAATCATCTTTTCAGCCTCGATTTCATGGTGCTATTACTGCGAACAAGCATGCTGTTGCAGGAGCAGTAGCTGGGACAGTTGTGAGTATTTCTCTGCATCCTGTTGATACAGTGAAAACCATTATTCAGGCTAACAGTTCTGGACAAAATTCTTTCTACCACATACTAAGGCGCACCCTTGTTGAGAGAG GTGTTTTAGGCCTTTATGGAGGGCTTGCTAGCAAAGTTGCTTGTTCTGCACCAATTTCAGCTATTTATACCTTAACTTACGAAATAGTAAAGGGTGCTCTTCTGCCTACTTTGCCAAAG GAATATCATTCCGTTGCTCATTGTGCTGCTGGTGGTTGTTCTAGTATTGCAACATCGTTCGTTTTTACACCCAGCGAATGCATAAAACAACAGATGCAAGTGGGTTCACAGTATCAGAATTGCTG GAAGGCTTTGGTAGGATGTTTGCAAAGGGGTGGCATTACTTCGTTGTATGCGGGATGGGGGGCTGTTCTTTGCAGAAATATACCACATTCTATAGTAAAG TTTTATGCCTACGAGAGTTTGAAGCAGATTCTGTTGAATGCTTCTCCTGCTAATAATGCTAAACTCGATTCTGGCCAGACA CTTTTTTGTGGAGGTTTTGCTGGGTCAACTGCTGCTTTGATTACAACTCCGTTCGATGTTGTGAAGACAAGAGTACAGTTACAG GCACTCAGCCCTGTTAGGAAGTATGAGGGCGTTCGTCATGCACTTACACAAATTTTTCAGCAAGAAGGATTACGGGGTCTTTACAG GGGTTTAACTCCAAGGCTGGTTATGTACGTATCACAAGGGGCGCTATTTTTTACATCCTATGAGTTTCTCAAAACAATTATGTTTCCTGAACAAGAGCTTCCTGCAATGAATGTTTGA